The following proteins are encoded in a genomic region of Brachypodium distachyon strain Bd21 chromosome 1, Brachypodium_distachyon_v3.0, whole genome shotgun sequence:
- the LOC100845459 gene encoding E3 ubiquitin-protein ligase Os03g0188200, with amino-acid sequence MARGQTTEITVLLLLFGLLFLSATRASLAQQQQSNGSSTSTSTSPSHGGRTAGGFTPTTVVVLVVLISAFVLLTLFSIYINRCAAHRPRRAFAAPRPRVAAAASFDAATQYSAGRPRGLDRELVEAFPTAVYGDVKSRMATNKSGPLECAVCLAEFDDADELRILPACCHVFHPGCIDPWLAAAVTCPLCRADLTVTDPPAADLTTDPEIPMVQEEEEECAAAPSPVSSSFMPESETCYSTTWRHEFTGAEGAECCYRYRRTLSAMDAAPDRHTLRLPDHVMKELAAVRRHRRAASLAEYTNAAAAERTTPGWLASFLRSMSRQRQQSRADSGSDYAAGEEQQQQQHGGSKQIYPVAGEKPGGSGSGGGDEKKCSDVDALNRV; translated from the coding sequence ATGGCTCGCGGCCAGACCACCGAGATCACAGTACTTCTCCTCCTTTTCGGGCTGCTCTTCTTATCGGCCACGCGCGCATCTCTGgcgcaacaacaacaaagcaaCGGCAGCAGCACGAGCACGAGCACGAGCCCGAGCCACGGCGGCAGGACCGCCGGCGGGTTCACGCCGACGACCGTGGTGGTGCTCGTGGTGCTCATCTCCGCCTTCGTCCTCCTCACCCTCTTCTCCATCTACATCAACCGCTGCGCCGCccaccgcccgcgccgcgccttcGCCGCCCCTCGTCCTcgggtcgcggcggcggcatccttCGACGCCGCCACGCAGTACTCCGCGGGCCGCCCCCGCGGCCTCGACAGGGAGCTCGTGGAGGCCTTCCCCACGGCCGTCTACGGCGACGTCAAGTCCCGCATGGCGACCAACAAGTCGGGCCCGCTCGAGTGCGCCGTCTGCCTCGCCGAGttcgacgacgccgacgagctccggATCCTCCCGGCCTGCTGCCACGTGTTCCACCCGGGCTGCATCGACCCCTGGCTCGCAGCCGCCGTCACCTGCCCGCTCTGCCGCGCCGACCTCACAGTCACTGacccccccgccgccgacctcacGACAGATCCGGAGATACCGATGGtccaggaagaggaggaggagtgcgcggcggcgccatcgCCGGTTTCGAGCTCCTTCATGCCGGAGTCCGAGACCTGCTACAGCACGACGTGGAGGCACGAGTTCACGGGCGCGGAGGGCGCCGAGTGCTGCTACCGGTACCGGAGGACGCTGtcggccatggacgccgcgCCGGACCGGCACACGCTCCGGCTGCCCGACCACGTCATGAAGGAGCTCGCGGCCGTCCGGAGGCACCGCCGGGCGGCCAGCCTCGCCGAGTACACGaacgccgcggccgcggagaGGACGACGCCCGGGTGGCTCGCGTCCTTCTTGCGGTCCATgtcgcggcagcggcagcagagcAGGGCCGACTCTGGCTCGGACTACGCCGCCGGGgaggaacaacaacaacaacaacacggCGGCAGCAAACAGATTTATCCCGTGGCCGGAGAAAAACCCGGGGGGTCTGGGTCCGGTGGGGGGGACGAGAAGAAGTGCTCCGACGTTGACGCGTTAAACCGGGTTTGA
- the LOC100823616 gene encoding bet1-like protein At1g29060 isoform X2, translating to MANSSYGSREGLTARSAASSSSSEISLQIDPINADLDDHILGLRGRVSRLKGVANEIKSEAKLQSDFISQLQMTLTKAQAGVKNNMGKINKKIIQNGSNHLVHVVLFALGCFFLVYVVSKFSRT from the exons ATGGCGAACAGCTCCTACGGTTCTAG GGAAGGGCTGACGGCTCGGTCAGCTGCTTCATCAAGTTCCAGCGAAATTTCACTCCAGATCGACCCAATCAATGCTGATTTGGATGATCATATTCTCGGACTTCGTGGACGAGTCAGCAGGCTAAAAGGA GTTGCCAATGAGATCAAGTCAGAGGCAAAGCTCCAAAGTGATTTCATATCTCAGCTG CAAATGACTCTGACAAAGGCCCAGGCAGGGGTAAAGAACAACATGGGGAAGATAAACAAGAAAATCATACAGAATGGTTCGAACCACCTTGTTCATGTTGTTCTCTTCGCTCTTGGCTGCTTCTTTCTAGTGTATGTCGTCTCCAAATTCTCACGTACATGA
- the LOC100845763 gene encoding protein DETOXIFICATION 27, with protein sequence MDDATRRAGQWRGDGEEEEGRRVGLLNGDAAKKQDWQVVSTVAGADEDGARLGTRVWEESKKLWEIVAPAIFSRVVTFSMNVITQAFAGHIGDLELAAISIANTVVVGFSFGLMLGMASALETLCGQAFGAKKYHMMGVYMQRSWIVLFACAVLLLPMYFFAEDVLLLAGQPPELSAMAGRVSIWFIPLHLSFAFLFPLNRFLQCQLKNFANAAASGVALVVHVFVTWLFVSRLQFGLVGIALTLNFSWWATAAMLFAYVSCGGCPDTWQGFSFEAFADIWEFVKLSMASGVMLCLENWYYRILILLTGNLKNAAIAVDALSICMTINGWEMMIPLAFFAGTGVRVANELGAGNGKGARFATIVSSVTSLVIGLFFWVLIMSLHDKFALIFTSSAVVLDAVNNLAILLAFTILLNSIQPVLSGVAVGSGWQSMVAYVNIGSYYFIGIPMGILLGWLFNLGVLGIWAGMIGGTAVQTLILAIITIRCDWDKEAMIASTRMDKWSEVR encoded by the exons ATGGATGATGCTACACGGAGAGCAGGGCAATGGCGAGGGgacggcgaggaagaggagggccGGCGCGTGGGGCTGCTGAACGGCGACGCGGCGAAGAAGCAGGACTGGCAGGTGGTGTccaccgtcgccggcgccgatgaGGACGGGGCCAGGCTCGGGACGAGGGTGTGGGAGGAATCCAAGAAGCTGTGGGAGATCGTGGCGCCGGCCATCTTCAGCCGCGTAGTGACCTTCAGCATGAACGTCATCACGCAGGCCTTCGCGGGCCACATCGGCGACCTCGAGCTCGCCGCCATCTCCATCGCCAAcaccgtcgtcgtcggctTCAGCTTCGGCCTCATG CTTGGCATGGCGAGCGCGCTGGAGACGCTGTGCGGGCAGGCGTTCGGCGCGAAGAAGTACCACATGATGGGCGTCTACATGCAGCGGTCCTGGATCGTGCTGTTCGCGTgcgccgtgctgctgctgcccatgTACTTCTTCGCCGAGGACGTGCTCCTTCTGGCGGGGCAGCCGCCGGAGCTGTCCGCCATGGCCGGGCGCGTCTCCATCTGGTTCATCCCGCTGCACCTGAGCTTCGCCTTCCTGTTCCCGCTGAACCGGTTCCTGCAGTGCCAGCTGAAGAACTTCGCCAACGCCGCGGCCTCCGGTGTGGCGCTCGTCGTCCACGTCTTCGTCACCTGGCTCTTCGTCAGCAGGCTCCAGTTCGGGCTCGTCGGCATCGCGCTCACGCTCAACTTCTCCTGGtgggccaccgccgccatgctcTTCGCCTACGTCTCCTGCGGCGGATGCCCCGACACGTGGCAGGGCTTCTCCTTCGAGGCGTTCGCCGACATCTGGGAGTTTGTCAAGCTCTCCATGGCGTCAGGCGTAATGCTATG CCTGGAGAACTGGTACTACAGAATACTCATCCTGCTGACTGGAAATCTCAAGAACGCGGCTATTGCGGTGGATGCTCTCTCCATCTG CATGACGATTAACGGATGGGAGATGATGATTCCCTTGGCGTTCTTCGCGGGCACAGG AGTGCGGGTGGCGAACGAGCTCGGCGCCGGGAACGGGAAAGGCGCGCGGTTCGCGACGATCGTGTCGTCGGTGACGTCCCTGGTGATCGGGCTCTTCTTCTGGGTGCTGATCATGAGCCTCCACGACAAGTTCGCGCTCATCTTCACCTCCAGCGCTGTCGTGCTGGACGCCGTCAACAACCTCGCCATCCTGCTCGCCTTCACCATCCTCCTCAACAGCATCCAGCCCGTGCTCTCAG GTGTGGCTGTTGGGTCCGGCTGGCAATCCATGGTGGCCTACGTCAACATCGGCAGCTACTACTTCATCGGCATACCCATGGGTATCCTTCTCGGCTGGCTCTTCAACCTTGGCGTGTTG GGAATCTGGGCGGGAATGATCGGCGGAACTGCCGTCCAGACGCTAATCCTGGCCATCATAACCATTCGCTGCGATTGGGACAAGGAG GCCATGATCGCGAGCACGCGCATGGACAAGTGGTCGGAGGTCCGGTGA
- the LOC100823306 gene encoding purine permease 3: protein MATTAASSSSAMQQADQAPTASPPARYRPSPLVIFSACLVLLGAGGPLLLRVYFVHGGRRLWLSALLQLSGWPLLLPPLCVSLFRNRRHGIVDNLLLPPRLAGAAAVLGCFYALSCFVYAMGSQALPLSTSSLLLATQLAFTAVFALLFVGLRLTPFSANAVFLLTIGPAVLGVGPGSGKPAGEPAKAYWTGFCEAIAAAALAGLVLPLVEVAMERYGRKPTGPAASSARVAPPPYSTVMQMQAVMGAAGTMVCLLGMSIKGDFGALTSEAAEFGLGKNNYYLVLVWDAVSWQLLNLGIMGLITCASSLLAGIMIAVLLPLSEILAVMFLHEKFDGPKGIALVLSLWGFASYIYGEKAQKKQEVRKSELLLLQQQQVAKKTGDLELAAP, encoded by the coding sequence ATGGCAACCACAGCTGCCAGTTCCAGCTCAGCCATGCAGCAAGCTGATCAGGCGCCCAcagcctcgccgccagctCGCTACCGGCCGTCGCCGCTGGTGATATTCAGCGCGTGCCTCGTcctgctcggcgccggcggcccgcTCCTGCTGCGTGTCTACTTCGTCCACGGCGGGCGCCGCCTGTGGCTGTcggcgctgctgcagctcTCCGGGTGGCcgctcctcctgccgccgctctGCGTGTCCCTCTTCCGCAACCGCCGCCACGGCATCGTCGACAacctcctcctgccgccgcgcctcGCGGGCGCCGCGGCCGTGCTGGGCTGCTTCTACGCGCTCTCCTGCTTCGTCTACGCCATGGGCTCCCAGGCGCTGCCCCTTTCCACTTCCTCGTTGCTCCTGGCCACGCAGCTCGCTTTCACGGCCGTCTTCGCGCTCCTCTTCGTCGGGCTCCGCCTGACACCCTTCTCCGCCAACGCCGTCTTCCTGCTCACCATCGGTCCGGCCGTGCTCGGGGTCGGGCCCGGCTCAGGGAAGCCAGCGGGCGAGCCCGCCAAGGCGTACTGGACCGGGTTCTGCgaggccatcgccgccgcagctctcGCGGGCCTCGTGCTGCCCCTCGTCGAGGTCGCCATGGAGCGTTACGGCCGAAAGCCCACGGGACCGGCCGCGAGCAGCGCGAGGGTGGCCCCGCCTCCTTACTCCACCGTGATGCAGATGCAGGCCGTGATGGGCGCCGCCGGCACCATGGTGTGCTTGCTCGGCATGAGCATCAAGGGCGACTTCGGGGCGCTGAcgagcgaggcggcggagtTCGGGCTCGGGAAGAACAACTACTACCTGGTGCTGGTGTGGGACGCCGTGTCGTGGCAGCTGCTCAACCTGGGCATCATGGGGCTCATCACCTGCGCCTCCTCGCTGCTCGCCGGCATCATGATCGCCGTGCTGCTCCCGCTCTCGGAGATCCTCGCCGTCATGTTCCTCCACGAGAAGTTCGACGGGCCTAAGGGCATCGCCCTCGTGCTCTCCCTCTGGGGATTCGCGTCCTACATCTACGGCGAGAAGGCGCAGAAGAAGCAGGAGGTACGGAAGAGCGAGCTGCtactgctgcagcagcagcaggtggccAAGAAAACCGGGGACCTGGAGCTGGCTGCCCCTTGA
- the LOC100823616 gene encoding bet1-like protein At1g29060 isoform X1 gives MANSSYGSREGLTARSAASSSSSEISLQIDPINADLDDHILGLRGRVSRLKGVTVHRITSEGCSRPIKCRTEFGQGNVVHAVIPVANEIKSEAKLQSDFISQLQMTLTKAQAGVKNNMGKINKKIIQNGSNHLVHVVLFALGCFFLVYVVSKFSRT, from the exons ATGGCGAACAGCTCCTACGGTTCTAG GGAAGGGCTGACGGCTCGGTCAGCTGCTTCATCAAGTTCCAGCGAAATTTCACTCCAGATCGACCCAATCAATGCTGATTTGGATGATCATATTCTCGGACTTCGTGGACGAGTCAGCAGGCTAAAAGGAGTAA CCGTTCATCGCATCACGAGTGAAGGCTGCAGCCGTCCAATCAAGTGTCGTACGGAGTTTGGACAAGGAAACGTCGTACACGCAGTGATTCCG GTTGCCAATGAGATCAAGTCAGAGGCAAAGCTCCAAAGTGATTTCATATCTCAGCTG CAAATGACTCTGACAAAGGCCCAGGCAGGGGTAAAGAACAACATGGGGAAGATAAACAAGAAAATCATACAGAATGGTTCGAACCACCTTGTTCATGTTGTTCTCTTCGCTCTTGGCTGCTTCTTTCTAGTGTATGTCGTCTCCAAATTCTCACGTACATGA
- the LOC100824228 gene encoding GEM-like protein 1, producing MHPPAPSTGGDQATAPGAYPRLSPEDVAPPPPPPYHAAAAYSAPSYSGNPYVSGPAAGSVPPPRNTMDSVKDVLGKMGKRFGEAARKTENITGNFWQHLKTGPSIADAAMGRVSQITKVIAEGGYEKIFHQTFDVLPEEKLKKPFACYLSTSAGPVMGVLYLSNVKLAFCSDNPLAYKVGDQNEWSYYKVAIPLAQLRSVNPSTSRTNAAEKYIQVVSVDNHEFWFMGFVYYDSAVKHLQEALQEARILQA from the exons ATGCATCCGCCTGCCCCCTCCACCGGAGGAGACCAAGCCACGGCGCCAGGGGCCTACCCGCGGCTCTCGCCGGAGGACGTggccccgcctccgcctcccccttACCATGCCGCGGCCGCCTACTCCGCGCCGTCCTACTCCGGCAACCCCTACGTctccggccccgccgccggctccgtgCCACCTCCCAGGA ATACCATGGACTCGGTGAAGGATGTCCTGGGGAAGATGGGGAAGAGGTTTGGCGAGGCCGCCCGCAAGACGGAGAACATCACCGGCAACTTCTGGCAGCACC TGAAAACTGGACCGAGCATTGCTGATGCTGCAATGGGCAGGGTCTCCCAGATCACCAAAGTCATAGCAGAAGGTGGATATGAGAAAATATTTCATCAAACTTTTGATGTCCTCCCTGAAGAAAAACTCAAGAAGCCATTCGCATGTTATCTGTCAACCTCTGCTGGTCCTGTTATGGGTGTGCTCTACCTGTCAAATGTAAAGTTGGCTTTCTGTAGTGATAACCCACTTGCTTACAAGGTTGGGGATCAAAATGAGTGGAGCTATTACAAG GTTGCCATCCCCCTCGCCCAACTGAGGTCAGTCAATCCTTCGACAAGCAGAACAAATGCAGCTGAGAAATACATCCAGGTGGTCTCTGTTGATAATCACGAGTTTTGGTTCATGGGGTTCGTGTACTATGACAGTGCTGTAAAGCACCTGCAGGAAGCACTCCAGGAGGCCCGTATTTTGCAAGCCTAG
- the LOC100846066 gene encoding purine permease 3, with product MASASPAMQQQADQAPSATPPTASPARYRPSPLVIFSACLVLLGAGGPLLLRVYFVHGGRRLWLSALLQLSGWPLLLPPLCVSLFRNRRHGIVDNLLLPPRLAGAAAVLGCFYALSCFVYAMGSQALPLSTSSLLLATQLAFTAVFALLFVGLRLTPFSANAVFLLTIGPAVLGVGPGSGKPAGEPAKAYWTGFCEAIAAAALAGLVLPLVEVAMERYGRKPTGPAASSARVAPPPYSTVMQMQAVMGAAGTMVCLLGMSIKGDFGALTSEAAEFGLGKNNYYLVLVWDAVSWQLLNLGIMGLITCASSLLAGIMIAVLLPLSEILAVMFLHEKFDGPKGIALVLSLWGFASYIYGEKAQKKQEIRKSELLLLQQQQVAKKTGDLELAAP from the coding sequence ATGGCCAGTGCCAGCCCAGCCATGCAACAACAAGCCGATcaggcgccaagcgccacgcCGCCCACTGCCTCACCGGCTCGCTACCGGCCGTCGCCGCTGGTGATATTCAGCGCGTGCCTCGTCCTTCTCGGCGCCGGTGGCCCCCTCCTGCTGCGTGTCTACTTCGTCCACGGCGGGCGCCGCCTGTGGCTGTcggcgctgctgcagctcTCCGGATGGCCgctcctgctgccgccgctctGCGTGTCCCTCTTCCGAAACCGGCGCCACGGCATCGTCGACAacctcctcctgccgccgcgcctcGCGGGCGCCGCGGCCGTGCTGGGCTGCTTCTACGCGCTCTCCTGCTTCGTCTACGCCATGGGCTCCCAGGCGCTGCCCCTTTCCACTTCCTCGTTGCTCCTGGCCACGCAGCTCGCTTTCACGGCCGTCTTCGCGCTCCTCTTCGTCGGGCTCCGCCTGACACCCTTCTCCGCCAACGCCGTCTTCCTGCTCACCATCGGTCCGGCCGTGCTCGGGGTCGGGCCCGGCTCAGGGAAGCCAGCGGGCGAGCCCGCCAAGGCGTACTGGACCGGGTTCTGCgaggccatcgccgccgcagctctcGCGGGCCTCGTGCTGCCCCTCGTCGAGGTCGCCATGGAGCGTTACGGCCGAAAGCCCACGGGACCGGCCGCGAGCAGCGCGAGGGTGGCCCCGCCTCCTTACTCCACCGTGATGCAGATGCAGGCCGTGATGGGCGCCGCCGGCACCATGGTGTGCTTGCTCGGCATGAGCATCAAGGGCGACTTCGGGGCGCTGAcgagcgaggcggcggagtTCGGGCTCGGGAAGAACAACTACTACCTGGTGCTGGTGTGGGACGCCGTGTCGTGGCAGCTGCTCAACCTGGGCATCATGGGGCTCATCACCTGCGCCTCCTCGCTGCTCGCCGGCATCATGATCGCCGTGCTGCTCCCGCTCTCGGAGATCCTCGCCGTCATGTTCCTCCACGAGAAGTTCGACGGGCCTAAGGGCATCGCCCTCGTGCTCTCCCTCTGGGGATTCGCGTCCTACATCTACGGCGAGAAGGCGCAGAAGAAGCAGGAGATACGGAAGAGCGAGCTGCtactgctgcagcagcagcaggtggccAAGAAAACCGGGGACCTGGAGCTGGCTGCCCCTTGA
- the LOC104582410 gene encoding fasciclin-like arabinogalactan protein 1, whose translation MDDAHGAPQGPRRSGMVKSFDRRSGRVGFLPQQQHEEAVDNNGTQVFFVKSVHETPYNISVMKVSTVISSQAVKAPSLPESARPNATGVVARNMSGCFAALMASAGAASRYEKMMANDNGGLRLFCPANKATKALTWAGHREAAATGAVFLHRVHVLPDAHQFVAPP comes from the coding sequence ATGGACGACGCCCACGGCGCCCCTCAAGGCCCGAGGCGCTCCGGCATGGTTAAGAGCTTCGACCGCCGCAGCGGGCGTGTCGGGTTCCtgccccagcagcagcacgaggAAGCCGTCGACAACAACGGCACGCAGGTGTTCTTCGTCAAGTCCGTGCACGAGACGCCTTACAACATCTCGGTGATGAAGGTCAGCACCGTGATCTCCTCGCAGGCTGTCAAGGCTCCCTCGTTGCCCGAATCAGCGAGGCCCAACGCCACGGGCGTCGTGGCCAGGAACATGTCCGGCTGCTTCGCGGCTCTCATGGCTTCGGCCGGTGCGGCCTCGAGGTACGAGAAGATGATGGCCAACGACAACGGCGGGCTCAGGCTCTTCTGCCCGGCAAACAAGGCGACGAAGGCGCTAACTTGGGCCGGACACCGAGAAGCCGCGGCTACTGGCGCGGTCTTCCTCCACCGCGTCCATGTGCTACCTGATGCGCACCAGTTCGTTGCGCCGCCATAA